The following are from one region of the Mycolicibacterium diernhoferi genome:
- a CDS encoding MCE family protein: protein MTRQRRRAGVVLLAVLLVTTGCSWRGLNSLALPGVEGRGSGSFEVWAQLPNVSNIEQNSRVRVSDVIVGSVTGITRQGWHALVTMRLNKEVTLPENVTVTVGQTSLLGSLHIELAPPVDEPPRGRLHQGSLIPLERSGSYPTTEQTLAAASMLLNGGGLGQVQDITEAFSVAFAGREDELRSFIEQLDQFIGHLDGQKDDIVAAMDSLNTLSGRFAADKPVLDRALRTLPLALQVLNDDRTELLTALDTFGDFSALAADTVERTEESFVAELKDMAPVLDSLANAGPALTRSLSLYSTFPWPKEGVLNWLRGDYANLTAIFDLTLSRLDTSLLTGTRWEGALTRLEMQWGRTIGQMPSPATVGNPLIVPYQGNQGP, encoded by the coding sequence ATGACCCGGCAGCGGCGACGGGCCGGTGTCGTCCTGCTGGCGGTGCTGTTGGTGACCACCGGCTGCAGTTGGCGGGGATTGAACTCGCTGGCGTTGCCCGGCGTCGAAGGGCGCGGATCCGGCTCGTTCGAGGTCTGGGCGCAGCTGCCCAACGTCTCGAACATCGAACAGAACTCCCGTGTCCGCGTCTCGGATGTCATCGTCGGCAGCGTCACCGGGATAACCCGCCAGGGCTGGCACGCATTGGTCACCATGCGACTCAACAAGGAGGTGACGCTGCCGGAGAATGTCACGGTCACGGTCGGGCAGACCAGCCTGCTGGGATCCCTGCACATCGAACTCGCGCCCCCCGTGGATGAACCGCCGCGCGGGCGCCTGCACCAGGGATCGCTGATCCCGCTCGAGCGCAGCGGCAGCTACCCCACCACCGAGCAGACCCTCGCGGCGGCGTCGATGCTGCTCAACGGCGGCGGCCTCGGTCAGGTTCAGGACATCACCGAGGCGTTCAGTGTGGCCTTCGCCGGCAGGGAAGACGAGTTGCGCAGCTTCATCGAACAACTCGATCAGTTCATCGGTCACCTGGACGGGCAGAAGGACGACATCGTGGCCGCGATGGACAGCCTGAACACGCTCAGCGGACGATTCGCCGCCGACAAACCGGTCCTGGACCGGGCATTGCGGACCCTGCCGCTGGCACTGCAGGTGCTCAACGACGACCGTACGGAGCTGCTCACGGCGCTGGACACCTTCGGCGACTTCAGCGCACTGGCGGCGGACACCGTCGAGCGGACCGAGGAGTCGTTCGTCGCGGAGCTCAAAGACATGGCGCCGGTACTGGATTCGCTGGCGAATGCCGGCCCGGCACTGACGCGGTCACTGTCGCTGTACTCCACGTTCCCATGGCCCAAGGAGGGCGTGCTCAATTGGTTGCGCGGCGACTACGCGAATCTGACGGCCATCTTCGATCTGACGCTGAGCCGGCTGGACACCTCGCTGCTCACCGGAACCCGATGGGAGGGTGCACTGACCAGGTTGGAGATGCAGTGGGGCCGCACCATCGGCCAGATGCCCAGCCCGGCGACAGTCGGCAATCCGCTCATCGTCCCGTACCAGGGGAACCAGGGGCCGTGA
- a CDS encoding MCE family protein: protein MMRRRHLQIGLGVLLAVVMVAGSILLTGALRAKNRTTVTAYFDNSNGIFVGDNVVMLGVRIGRIESIEPQPDRAKITFWFDRKYQVPADANAVILSPQLITSRAIQLTPAYTGGAELTDDAVIPQSRTAVPVEWDDFRQQLEKLSSSLQPGPDGLSPMGAFVDVAAQNLRGRGTDIRAAITELSRALSTLGDHSTDIFGTVKNLATLVSGLQSSTALMKELNLNLAGATGLLADHPAQIGAAVEGLNTATQDITSFISTHREALGVTSDKLGSVAQALVDSTDDIKQVLHLAPNTFQNLINIFEPAHSALTGALVMNNFANPIQFLCGAIQAASRLGAEHAAKLCVQYLAPIMKNRQYNFPPIGLNPIVNAAARPNEITYSENWMRPDHRESTNPDAGLPGMMVAAGAGS from the coding sequence ATGATGCGGCGCCGTCATCTCCAGATCGGACTGGGTGTGCTGCTCGCCGTCGTCATGGTCGCCGGATCGATCCTGCTCACCGGCGCGCTGCGCGCGAAGAACAGGACGACGGTCACCGCGTACTTCGACAACAGCAACGGCATCTTCGTCGGCGACAACGTCGTGATGCTCGGCGTCCGCATCGGACGGATCGAGAGTATCGAGCCGCAACCCGACCGCGCCAAGATCACCTTCTGGTTCGACCGCAAGTACCAGGTCCCCGCGGACGCGAACGCGGTGATCCTGTCGCCACAACTGATCACGTCGAGGGCCATTCAACTGACACCGGCCTACACGGGCGGCGCCGAGCTGACCGACGACGCCGTCATCCCGCAGAGCCGCACCGCGGTCCCGGTGGAGTGGGACGACTTCCGTCAACAGTTGGAGAAACTCAGTTCCAGCCTGCAGCCGGGTCCCGACGGGCTGAGCCCGATGGGCGCGTTCGTCGACGTCGCCGCGCAGAACCTGCGCGGCCGCGGTACCGACATCCGGGCCGCGATCACGGAACTCTCGCGTGCGTTGTCAACGCTCGGCGATCACAGCACCGATATCTTCGGCACCGTCAAGAACCTGGCGACCCTGGTGTCCGGTCTGCAGTCCAGCACCGCACTGATGAAGGAGCTCAACCTCAATCTGGCCGGCGCGACCGGTCTGCTGGCAGACCACCCGGCGCAGATCGGTGCGGCCGTCGAGGGCTTGAACACTGCGACACAGGACATCACATCGTTCATCTCCACGCACCGCGAGGCGCTGGGGGTGACATCGGACAAGCTGGGCTCGGTGGCGCAGGCCCTGGTCGACAGCACCGACGACATCAAACAGGTCCTGCACCTGGCGCCCAACACCTTTCAGAACCTGATCAACATCTTCGAACCCGCGCACTCCGCGCTGACCGGTGCACTGGTGATGAACAACTTCGCCAACCCCATCCAATTCCTCTGTGGGGCCATCCAGGCGGCCTCCCGGCTCGGTGCCGAGCACGCGGCGAAACTCTGCGTCCAGTACCTCGCGCCCATCATGAAGAACCGGCAGTACAACTTCCCGCCGATCGGGTTGAACCCGATCGTCAACGCCGCCGCGCGGCCCAACGAAATCACTTACAGCGAGAACTGGATGCGCCCGGACCACCGGGAATCGACCAACCCGGACGCCGGGCTGCCGGGCATGATGGTGGCCGCCGGGGCAGGGTCATGA
- a CDS encoding MCE family protein, with protein sequence MATGSAGRRISPDVWALLLVGAIVLILLTAAAMFTGKFNSYVPVTVTSPRAGLVMDSGAKVKMRGVQVGRVAGVDSGGPVRLKLELFPDRVDHIPANVQAEILATTAFGAKYVDLVVPENPSPQRISAGAVIASRNVAIEVNTVFQNLVGVLDRIDPVKLNATLSALAEGVRGQGPRMGEATSAANTVLLELNPRMGTAQEGWQAVRGAADVYAGAADDIVEILDASATLSETITDNAAALDSLLINVIGFSESANSLIGPNQENLVDAINKLAPTTALLMKYNPTYTCMLLGAVWFLDNGGHKQVGGNGRSIVLDSAINLGEDPYRYPENLPIVAAKGGPGGKPGCGSLPDVSKQFPVRQLITNTGWGTGIDWRPNPGIGHPWWANYLPSTRAVPEAPSVRGAGPPAPGPFTYPGAPPYAPLPPPVTETPQP encoded by the coding sequence ATGGCGACCGGGTCGGCGGGCCGGCGGATATCACCGGACGTCTGGGCGTTGCTGCTGGTGGGCGCCATCGTCCTCATTCTGCTCACGGCTGCGGCCATGTTCACCGGGAAATTCAATTCCTATGTGCCGGTGACGGTTACCTCTCCTCGTGCCGGTCTGGTGATGGACTCGGGCGCCAAGGTCAAGATGCGGGGCGTGCAGGTCGGCCGCGTCGCGGGTGTCGACAGCGGCGGGCCGGTACGGCTCAAGCTGGAACTGTTCCCCGACCGGGTCGATCACATTCCCGCCAATGTGCAGGCCGAGATCCTGGCCACCACCGCGTTCGGGGCCAAGTACGTCGATCTTGTCGTCCCGGAGAACCCGAGCCCGCAACGGATTTCGGCGGGCGCGGTGATCGCGTCGCGCAACGTGGCGATCGAGGTCAACACCGTCTTCCAGAACCTGGTGGGCGTGCTGGACCGCATTGATCCGGTGAAGCTCAACGCGACGCTCAGTGCGCTCGCCGAAGGGGTACGCGGGCAGGGCCCCCGGATGGGCGAGGCCACGTCGGCCGCCAACACGGTGCTGCTGGAGCTCAACCCGCGGATGGGTACCGCGCAGGAAGGGTGGCAGGCGGTCCGAGGCGCTGCCGACGTCTACGCCGGCGCCGCGGACGACATCGTGGAAATCCTCGACGCCTCGGCCACACTCAGCGAAACGATCACCGACAACGCTGCCGCGCTCGACAGCCTGCTGATCAATGTGATCGGTTTCTCCGAGTCGGCCAACAGCCTGATCGGTCCGAACCAGGAGAACCTGGTCGACGCGATCAACAAGCTGGCTCCCACCACCGCTCTGCTGATGAAGTACAACCCCACCTACACCTGCATGTTGCTGGGAGCCGTGTGGTTCCTCGACAACGGCGGGCACAAGCAGGTCGGCGGGAACGGCCGGAGCATCGTGCTGGACAGCGCGATCAACCTCGGTGAAGACCCGTACCGGTACCCGGAGAATCTGCCCATCGTCGCCGCCAAGGGCGGCCCCGGCGGCAAACCGGGTTGCGGGTCGCTGCCCGACGTCAGCAAGCAGTTCCCGGTGCGGCAACTGATCACCAACACCGGGTGGGGCACGGGTATCGACTGGCGGCCGAACCCCGGCATCGGGCATCCCTGGTGGGCGAACTACCTGCCGAGCACCAGGGCCGTGCCCGAAGCCCCGAGTGTCCGCGGCGCCGGACCACCGGCACCTGGACCGTTCACCTACCCCGGGGCCCCGCCCTATGCGCCCCTGCCGCCGCCAGTAACGGAGACACCGCAACCGTGA
- a CDS encoding MCE family protein: protein MKPFSERNPFLIGGVGLVVVAVIAAAALQYKNLPFFNSGRQYSAYFADASGLMTGAAVQVAGHQVGEVRDITLDGPRVLITFDVDRSIRLGDRTEAAVKTKSLLGSKVLEVTPRGAGTLAGAIEMDRTTPAYQLPDALGDLADVVGGLDTDQLNRSLATLTDAFRDTPPELQVAVDGVARFSRTMGERDEQLRALLKNAEKATAVLGRRTDQVVDLIAQSNALLAQLRSQSAALDQIAGNIAAATQQMSAFVEENQAELGPALERINGVLAIIDLRKERIQEVLGMLHRYAMSLGESVASGPFFKAYLSNLLPGQFVQPFVEAAFSDLGLDPAVLAPTELHDPQVGQPALPALPVPYPRTGQSGEPRLNLPDAITGNPGDPRYPYREPPPAPQPGGPPPGPPAQEGES, encoded by the coding sequence ATGAAACCATTCTCCGAGCGGAATCCCTTCCTGATCGGCGGTGTCGGGCTCGTCGTGGTCGCCGTCATCGCGGCGGCTGCCCTGCAATACAAGAACCTGCCGTTCTTCAACTCCGGCCGGCAGTACTCGGCGTACTTCGCCGATGCCAGCGGGCTGATGACCGGAGCCGCGGTGCAGGTCGCCGGCCATCAGGTCGGGGAGGTCCGCGATATCACGCTGGACGGCCCACGGGTGCTGATCACGTTCGACGTGGACCGCTCCATCCGCCTCGGTGACCGCACCGAGGCTGCGGTCAAGACCAAGAGCCTGCTCGGGTCCAAGGTCCTGGAAGTCACTCCGCGGGGTGCGGGGACGCTGGCCGGCGCCATCGAGATGGACCGCACCACACCGGCGTATCAGCTTCCCGACGCCCTGGGCGACCTTGCCGACGTGGTGGGCGGACTCGATACGGATCAACTGAACCGGTCGCTGGCGACGCTGACCGATGCGTTCCGTGACACCCCACCGGAGCTACAGGTCGCCGTCGACGGCGTCGCCCGGTTCTCCCGCACGATGGGCGAGCGGGACGAGCAACTGCGGGCGTTGCTGAAGAACGCCGAGAAGGCCACCGCGGTCCTCGGCAGACGCACCGATCAGGTGGTCGATCTGATCGCGCAGAGCAACGCCCTGCTGGCCCAACTGCGGTCACAGAGCGCGGCACTCGATCAGATCGCGGGCAACATCGCCGCGGCGACACAACAGATGTCGGCGTTCGTCGAGGAGAACCAGGCCGAACTCGGGCCGGCGCTGGAGCGGATCAACGGCGTTCTGGCGATCATCGACCTGCGCAAGGAACGCATCCAGGAGGTGCTGGGCATGCTGCACCGGTACGCCATGTCTCTCGGTGAGTCCGTCGCCTCGGGCCCCTTCTTCAAGGCCTACCTGTCGAACCTGCTGCCGGGGCAGTTCGTACAACCGTTCGTGGAGGCCGCCTTCTCCGATCTCGGTCTGGACCCCGCCGTGCTGGCCCCCACCGAGTTGCACGACCCGCAGGTGGGGCAACCCGCGCTACCGGCGCTGCCGGTGCCCTATCCGCGGACCGGACAGAGCGGCGAGCCACGCCTGAACCTGCCGGATGCGATCACCGGAAATCCGGGCGATCCGCGCTACCCGTACCGGGAACCACCGCCCGCCCCGCAGCCCGGCGGACCACCGCCGGGACCACCCGCTCAGGAAGGTGAATCATGA
- a CDS encoding ferredoxin has product MRLKVYSEHCMANGSCQRAAPEVFGSTAEGWVVLMDENPSAELRESVVRAADSCPMGAIVIDDGPDQ; this is encoded by the coding sequence GTGCGATTGAAGGTGTACTCCGAGCACTGCATGGCCAACGGCAGCTGCCAGCGCGCGGCCCCGGAGGTGTTCGGAAGCACGGCGGAGGGTTGGGTCGTGCTGATGGACGAGAACCCGAGCGCCGAACTGCGGGAATCGGTTGTGCGGGCGGCAGATTCCTGCCCGATGGGCGCCATCGTCATCGATGACGGCCCCGATCAGTAG
- a CDS encoding LLM class flavin-dependent oxidoreductase: MTVRDGRQVGVLLGSTTPPEQIAELAKSVENSGFGELWIPEDYFFLGGIAASAIALSATERIRVGIAVVSSMVRHPALLGMEIATLARAFPGRFAPGIGHGVPAWTAQMGLTVRSPMSALRETLTGVRDLLAGQTVTAEGKVHSFTDVTLTHPPADRVPIYTGVLGDKGIALTGELADGLVVSALAPAEYVAATRLKLDKAAAEAGRTERPELVVLSAVNVARDPAAAAQTREQIKPVLAFYLAATGPNPMLAAIGGNELLTDMIARGGPEVIEAEMPDEWVDAMSVTGTPEQADAGFGRFFDAGADKVIVVPIVESTSRESLAAIASLISDS; this comes from the coding sequence ATGACCGTTCGAGATGGCAGGCAGGTGGGCGTCCTGCTGGGCAGTACCACACCACCCGAACAGATCGCCGAGCTCGCCAAGTCGGTGGAAAACAGCGGGTTCGGTGAACTCTGGATCCCGGAGGACTACTTCTTCCTCGGCGGCATCGCCGCGTCGGCGATCGCGCTCAGTGCGACCGAGCGCATCCGGGTGGGCATAGCGGTGGTGTCCTCGATGGTCCGCCATCCGGCACTGCTGGGCATGGAGATCGCCACGCTCGCGCGTGCGTTCCCAGGGCGGTTCGCCCCGGGCATCGGGCACGGGGTGCCGGCGTGGACGGCCCAGATGGGGCTGACGGTGCGCTCACCGATGAGCGCACTACGGGAAACGCTGACCGGCGTGCGTGACCTGCTGGCCGGGCAGACCGTCACCGCGGAGGGCAAGGTGCACAGCTTCACCGACGTGACGCTCACCCACCCGCCCGCCGACCGGGTGCCGATCTACACCGGGGTCCTGGGGGACAAGGGCATCGCACTCACCGGCGAGCTGGCCGACGGGCTGGTCGTCAGTGCGTTGGCCCCCGCGGAGTACGTCGCCGCGACCCGCCTCAAGCTCGACAAGGCCGCGGCCGAGGCGGGCCGGACCGAACGTCCGGAACTCGTTGTGCTGTCCGCGGTCAACGTGGCCCGTGATCCTGCCGCGGCCGCACAGACCCGCGAACAGATCAAGCCCGTACTGGCCTTCTACCTCGCCGCGACCGGCCCCAACCCCATGCTGGCGGCGATCGGGGGCAACGAGCTGCTGACGGACATGATCGCCCGGGGCGGGCCCGAGGTGATCGAGGCCGAGATGCCCGATGAGTGGGTCGACGCCATGTCGGTGACCGGGACGCCGGAGCAGGCCGACGCGGGCTTCGGCCGTTTCTTCGACGCCGGCGCCGACAAGGTGATCGTGGTCCCGATCGTCGAGAGCACCAGCCGGGAGTCGCTGGCCGCCATCGCCTCGCTGATCTCCGATTCGTAA
- a CDS encoding MCE family protein has product MRYEMSGVLWRLGAFLTVCGIGAFVLLSVFAELRFNAEKTYRAEYVNVSGLENGNFVRIAGVEVGKVKDISVNSDNLAVVEFSVDDSVVLTEGTRAAVRYDNLIGGRFMELLDGPGDVRPLAAGQTIPAGRTEPALDLDALIGGFRPLFRALDPEKMNALTGQLIQALQGQGPTIGSFLSQTASLTNSLADRDELIGQVIGNLQTVLGSLADESDRFDDTVDTLAQLVHALAERKEDVSASIVSTNAAAAGIAGLLEQSRPAIKPVVEHANRVATTVLADKDYVDDLLNTLPDTYRALNRMALHGDYFSFYLCDAILKVNGKGGQPVYVKLAGQDTGRCAPK; this is encoded by the coding sequence GTGAGATACGAGATGTCCGGCGTGCTCTGGCGGCTCGGCGCCTTCCTCACGGTCTGCGGGATCGGCGCGTTCGTCCTACTGAGCGTGTTCGCGGAACTGAGGTTCAACGCGGAGAAGACCTACCGCGCCGAGTATGTCAACGTCAGCGGCCTGGAAAACGGGAACTTCGTGCGCATCGCAGGAGTGGAAGTCGGCAAGGTCAAAGACATCTCGGTCAACTCCGACAACCTCGCGGTGGTCGAATTCTCGGTTGACGACTCGGTGGTCCTCACCGAGGGGACCCGCGCGGCGGTCCGCTACGACAACCTGATCGGTGGCCGTTTCATGGAGCTGCTGGACGGCCCGGGGGACGTGCGGCCGTTGGCGGCGGGCCAGACGATACCGGCCGGCCGCACCGAACCCGCGCTGGATCTCGATGCGCTCATCGGCGGCTTCCGGCCACTGTTCCGTGCGCTGGACCCGGAGAAGATGAACGCTCTCACCGGACAACTGATCCAGGCCCTGCAGGGGCAGGGGCCCACCATCGGATCCTTTCTGTCCCAGACCGCCTCGCTGACCAATTCGCTCGCCGATCGGGACGAGTTGATCGGACAGGTCATCGGAAACCTGCAGACGGTGCTGGGCTCACTGGCCGACGAGAGCGACCGCTTCGACGACACCGTCGACACCCTGGCCCAGCTGGTCCATGCGCTCGCCGAACGCAAGGAGGATGTCAGCGCGAGCATCGTGTCCACCAACGCCGCCGCGGCCGGCATCGCCGGGCTGCTCGAACAATCCCGTCCGGCGATCAAACCCGTCGTGGAACACGCGAACCGGGTCGCCACGACCGTGCTGGCCGACAAGGACTACGTCGACGACCTGCTGAACACGCTGCCGGACACCTACCGCGCCCTGAACCGGATGGCGCTGCACGGTGACTACTTCTCGTTCTACCTGTGCGACGCGATCCTGAAAGTCAACGGTAAGGGCGGACAACCGGTCTACGTGAAACTGGCAGGCCAGGACACCGGGCGGTGCGCACCGAAATGA
- a CDS encoding MCE family protein, with amino-acid sequence MYLNRLTRIQLVVFMVIAAASVVMMAVGYMNLPAMLFGIGRYDVTVELERSGGLYERGNVTYRGTEVGQVRDVQLTEDGARAILSIDSKYKIPSDLEAEVHSQTAIGELYVALIPRNGAAPPLAEGDVIPVDRTRVPPDINQLLDATNRGLTAIPQDNLQTVIDESYTAVGGLGPELARIVKGGSQLAIDAERELAPMVTLIEQSKPVLDTQIETAGAIQSWAANVAAITRQLQVHDTAVEGVLAHGAATADEARQLMERLRPTLPVLLANLVSVEQVALDYQPALEQLLVLLPQGTAMMGALGVPNLNTKQDYTGMYLDFNLNINLPPPCNTGFLPPQQQRSPAHVDSPERTTGSLYCRVPQDHPLLAVRGARNTPCLTVPGKRAPTAQMCESDEQYVPLNDGYNWKGDPNATLSGQGVPQMPPGQQPEVAAATYDPDNGSYTGPDGNMYTRTDLATNSAPESWQDLLAPRGN; translated from the coding sequence ATGTACCTGAACCGTTTGACCAGGATCCAGTTGGTCGTCTTCATGGTGATCGCCGCCGCGTCGGTGGTGATGATGGCGGTCGGCTACATGAACCTGCCGGCGATGTTGTTCGGAATCGGCCGCTATGACGTGACCGTCGAACTCGAACGATCGGGTGGACTCTACGAGCGCGGCAATGTCACCTACCGAGGCACCGAAGTGGGGCAGGTCCGTGACGTTCAGCTCACCGAAGACGGTGCACGGGCGATACTTTCGATCGACTCCAAGTACAAGATCCCCTCGGACCTGGAGGCCGAAGTGCACAGTCAGACTGCAATCGGGGAACTCTACGTCGCGCTGATCCCGCGGAACGGCGCTGCGCCACCGCTCGCCGAGGGAGACGTGATCCCGGTCGACCGGACCCGGGTGCCGCCGGACATCAATCAGCTGCTCGATGCCACCAACCGAGGACTGACCGCCATACCGCAGGACAACCTACAGACCGTGATCGACGAGAGTTACACGGCGGTGGGCGGATTGGGTCCTGAGCTGGCGCGGATTGTGAAAGGCGGATCACAGCTGGCGATCGATGCCGAGCGTGAGTTGGCGCCGATGGTCACACTGATCGAGCAGTCCAAACCGGTGCTGGACACCCAGATCGAGACCGCAGGTGCGATCCAGTCCTGGGCGGCCAACGTTGCCGCCATCACCCGGCAACTGCAGGTGCACGACACGGCGGTCGAAGGCGTGCTTGCGCACGGGGCGGCGACGGCCGACGAGGCACGGCAGCTGATGGAGCGGCTGCGTCCGACGCTGCCGGTGCTGCTCGCCAACCTGGTCAGCGTCGAACAGGTGGCCCTCGACTATCAGCCGGCACTGGAACAACTCCTCGTGCTCCTGCCGCAGGGCACGGCGATGATGGGTGCGCTCGGGGTGCCGAACCTGAACACCAAGCAGGACTACACCGGCATGTATCTGGACTTCAACCTGAACATCAACCTGCCGCCACCGTGCAACACCGGCTTCCTGCCGCCTCAGCAGCAGCGGTCACCGGCACATGTGGACTCTCCGGAGCGCACCACCGGATCACTGTATTGCCGTGTGCCGCAGGATCACCCATTGCTCGCGGTGCGCGGGGCCAGAAACACGCCGTGCCTCACCGTGCCGGGCAAGCGCGCCCCCACGGCGCAAATGTGTGAGAGCGACGAACAGTACGTCCCGCTCAACGACGGATACAACTGGAAGGGAGACCCGAACGCCACCCTGAGCGGGCAGGGGGTACCGCAGATGCCGCCGGGACAGCAACCCGAAGTGGCTGCGGCCACCTACGACCCCGACAACGGCAGCTATACCGGCCCGGACGGGAACATGTACACCCGCACCGACCTCGCCACGAACTCCGCACCGGAGAGTTGGCAGGACCTGCTGGCGCCGCGCGGCAACTGA
- a CDS encoding nuclear transport factor 2 family protein, giving the protein MTQSDIDAILAVHDGWTAANVELVAENMIEFFPSGDNYLQFNLNGFTYHGVQDKAKLWRNLQAVGARISRIGDLAPPTVQVFGDVALLTSEGECEVLLPTPSGTLESSGALRYRNTEFYRRDDGDGGAQWRIWHMHVSEAAAEGLLKYATE; this is encoded by the coding sequence ATGACACAATCCGACATCGATGCGATCCTGGCCGTGCACGACGGCTGGACGGCCGCCAACGTGGAATTGGTCGCCGAGAACATGATCGAGTTCTTTCCGTCCGGTGACAATTACCTGCAGTTCAACCTGAACGGGTTCACCTATCACGGTGTGCAGGACAAGGCCAAGCTGTGGCGCAATCTGCAGGCGGTGGGTGCGCGGATCAGTCGGATCGGTGACCTCGCGCCGCCCACGGTGCAGGTTTTCGGTGATGTCGCCCTGCTCACCTCGGAAGGTGAATGCGAGGTCCTGTTGCCGACACCCAGTGGCACCCTTGAGAGTTCGGGCGCGCTGCGGTACCGCAACACCGAGTTCTACCGCCGTGACGACGGCGACGGCGGCGCCCAATGGCGGATCTGGCACATGCATGTGAGCGAGGCCGCCGCCGAAGGTCTGCTGAAGTACGCGACCGAATGA
- a CDS encoding cytochrome P450 yields MVDVIEQEDAAAIVRDLVIGNVADPFPLYDRLREIGTGVHWSDVLGAWVVTRYDDVKAMVGSHEAFSSDTFFDGAPGIHNPDDPEQRRFISISSRQFIFQDPPTHTRIRSIFRHAFTKQAIKRWRATMEDVADEVLSRYRPGQELDIMPGLAADIPVAVIASMLGVPRERWGQLREWSESFGRTLDPGVQGPLRDQSIGTSLEMMDYLGDLLHQRRADPQDDLISLIATTAADDGERLTDEEAISQLTLLLAAGNDTTASLIGSAMTLLIDHPDVKQELKDDPSRIPVVIEEMLRFDPPFHLNFRKARRDAVFGGEQIKAGQMCFQVIAAANRDPRQFGDPNTFDITRDASKHLTFSHGIHFCVGAPLARMEGEVVLSKILERFPDFSAGSTPPVRRANNILARGWHSRPVTL; encoded by the coding sequence GTGGTCGACGTGATCGAACAAGAGGATGCCGCAGCAATAGTGCGAGATCTGGTCATCGGCAACGTTGCCGACCCGTTCCCGCTCTATGACCGGCTGCGCGAGATCGGTACCGGTGTGCACTGGTCGGATGTGCTCGGCGCCTGGGTCGTCACTCGTTACGACGACGTCAAGGCGATGGTCGGCAGCCACGAGGCATTCTCCAGCGACACCTTCTTCGACGGTGCGCCGGGCATACACAATCCGGATGACCCCGAACAGCGCCGGTTCATCTCGATCAGTTCGCGCCAGTTCATCTTCCAGGATCCGCCGACGCATACGAGGATTCGGTCGATCTTCCGGCATGCGTTCACCAAACAGGCGATCAAACGCTGGCGGGCGACCATGGAGGACGTCGCCGACGAGGTGCTGAGCCGCTACCGGCCGGGCCAGGAGCTCGACATCATGCCCGGCCTGGCCGCCGACATCCCGGTCGCCGTGATCGCCTCCATGCTCGGGGTACCTCGGGAACGCTGGGGGCAGCTGCGGGAATGGTCCGAGTCGTTCGGACGGACCCTGGACCCCGGTGTGCAGGGTCCGCTGCGGGACCAGTCGATCGGCACCTCGCTGGAGATGATGGATTACCTCGGTGATCTGCTCCACCAGCGCAGAGCCGACCCGCAGGACGATCTGATCTCGCTGATCGCCACGACGGCCGCGGACGACGGCGAACGGCTCACCGACGAGGAGGCCATCTCCCAGCTGACGCTGCTGCTCGCCGCCGGCAACGACACCACCGCATCCCTGATCGGGAGCGCGATGACGCTGCTGATCGACCACCCGGACGTCAAACAGGAACTCAAGGACGATCCGTCGCGCATCCCGGTGGTGATCGAGGAGATGCTGCGCTTCGATCCGCCCTTCCATCTGAACTTCCGGAAGGCCCGCCGCGACGCGGTATTCGGCGGCGAGCAGATAAAAGCGGGTCAGATGTGTTTCCAGGTGATCGCCGCGGCGAACCGGGATCCCCGGCAGTTCGGCGATCCGAACACCTTCGACATCACCCGCGACGCGTCCAAGCACCTGACCTTCAGCCACGGCATCCACTTCTGTGTGGGCGCACCGCTGGCCCGAATGGAGGGTGAGGTGGTGCTGTCCAAGATCCTGGAGCGGTTCCCCGATTTCTCCGCCGGCAGCACACCGCCGGTGCGGCGGGCGAACAACATTCTGGCCCGCGGCTGGCACAGCCGCCCGGTCACGCTGTGA